TCGTATGCTCTCAACACGGGCGTGGATCAAGCTAGCAACCACGCCCACCTACATCCTACAACTCAACGCTATGCGTTTTGTGGACCTTGTTGAGGTCATATTTCGTGAAGACAGGCATAACCTAGCCGACATGCCACATGACCATTGTAGTCCATCTCGCTTAGATGTCGTGGCATGGGGATGAAGTGTAGCCTGTCACGAGCTACCGTTCTTATGCAATAAGTCTTATCTCGTGAACCATTTTACCTTATTCATGTACATATCGACAACAGAAGGAAGATCCGACTTAGGCTTATAGTTGCCAAAAAACGTGCCTTTAAGAGTTCTCTCATTAAGAACATTTATCGGCTTTGTCATAAAAACTGCATCCTTGCTAGGAACTCCACACAGCACAGCCACTCCCCATCCCTGTATCCAAATCCACAACATCAGAATGCTATCAATTCATGCATTTTGTTCGAAAATTCGCCAATTCACATACATCATGAACGCACTCGAAGGCAGATATCATAATATCCACATTTCCGGTGCACTCGATACTCCGATCAACTCCTCCGTCTGTCATCTCCCTAATAACCTGTTGAAGGGAACGATTTACTaccgaattaaaaaaaaaaactactttgATTCTCATGAAATGAGCTCAAGAGAATTGATTTTCACCTCTTGAATCGGTCTGTCATAATCTTTCGGATTGACAAAGTCCGTGACACCAAACTTCTTGGCTAAAACGAAAAGCTCCTTACGTTAGACACAAAACTCGAAACCTATAGTTTTTTCATAAACCAAATCGTCTGATGACAATGTACCTTCTTCAAACCTGTCGGGATTTCGTGCAACCCCTATTATTCTTGATGCACCAGCAATTCTAGCACCTTCAGCAGCCTTTGCAAAGTAGATACAAAGGAATTTAAGGagaaacaaaaacaagaaaattttgttctGCATATGAGCTAACACAAGAAGGATTTGTAAGCCTTACCGCAAGCCCAACCGCCCCGAGTCCAAAAACAGCAACAGTAGAGCCTTTCTTCGGTTTTGCTACATTCAAAGTCGCGCCTAAACCTTGAATCAACACCAAATAAACAAAAGTCTTAAACTTTAAGATCCTCTATTTTGGGTGTAAGTTTGGGAACGGATAGAGCATAAGGATGGCGAACCTGTCGAGACTCCACAACTAAGAATGCAGGCTCTGTCTAAGGGTGCTAGTGGGTTAATCTTCACAAGACAACCCGAATGAACCACAGTGTATTCACTGAAAGTAGATGTTCCTATGAAATGGTAAACAGGATTTCCCTTGAGAGAAAACCGAGATTTTCCATCGTTGAGCATCACGCCTTGGTAAGGATTCATTCGTAACAAATTACACATGTTGCTCTCCTCGGATTTGCAGTGGCGACATTCCCCACATTCTCCGGTGAACACTGGAAGAACATGATCCCCTACTTCGAAATCATTCACTCCCTCACCAACACTTTCTACAATGCTATCAAAAATTAAGCAGAAAACTTTAGCATAATTCATTAATACTTCAAAACTATGttcttggactcgggtactgatgttggatactggtacgtgtccaagtgtcagatacgtctaaatattcaatttgacGCCTAATATGAAGTGtttaagtgccataccaatatCCGAGCATCAAGAATCAGACACAaatacgtgaagcaaaatgaagagtccgagtaacatagcttCAAAACGCCAAAGTTTCCGATCAAAAAGTACAAGGGAGAGCATACCCAGCAGCTTCATGACCGAAAATTCGAGGAAATAACTGAGTAGCAGTACTTCCCTGCAAAACAAAGTGAAACCCTTGAAGCTTTTGATCAAGCTATCGAAATTAAAGCATACTAATGCAAAAAACTACATTTCTAAGGGCGCGTAGTTTAGTAGCCCTATGAGATCTGGCACCTTGCACGTGCACAAAACTAAAACCGATGTAGGATGCACCCATTGAACAAGATAGATGAACAACCTTGGCTTCCCAAAAGTAGAAGTCTGTTCGGCAAAGAGCAGTGTATTTGATCTTTACTCGAACTTCCATGGTTTGAGGCGGGGCAACTTCGATTTGTTCGATCACCAATGGCTTCCCTGCCTCCCATGCTACCGCAGCTATTGATAAATAAAGATTATTTAGGAAATTAAGACTCAAATTCTCAAAGAAAGAGatataatatcaaaataaataggCTAATTAAGAGTGTTTTTTGGTACCTTTGCAGGGAATTACAAGGCCAGCAGTACTAGACATATCTTAATTCAGAGGAACACTTTGCTATCTGTGTAAGTGCTTGTAAGAAACTGATATTTGTGCAGAACTGATAGATAAGTTGAGCAACTGAGCTacaacaataacatatattacGTCCATTGAAGTACATATGTTGTGTGAGAAAGTGTCACTGTCAGTTGCAAATATAATGGAACTAAGGAGGAGGTAATGAGTTCCAACTTTTCAACTTTTTATGAtctctttttgtcttttttgtgttatgtattggtttttatttctaATGGTTTGCATTTTTGGACTTAATTATAATGCATTATTGTAGGTTCTTGAAAACATATCTTGAAGAGGTAAAAGCAACCCAACCAACCCCCTTTCAAAAAATATCTATATAATTACCGTTAGTAAAGATGTAAGTGGGATAGGTAGCATGCAACACAATACGACACGACTTGGCACGTTACGATTTGACATGAGACACGATAGACTCAACACATTGGTTGTCCATCACTAAACAATTTAAGTTGTTAAACTTTATATCTAGGTGGCGAAGTACAACACTAGAATGTTCACGACATGACATCAATATGATCTGATACGAGGTACAATAAACATGACACATGGACAGCTCAACATGACACGATTTCCATTGTCAATCGTTAATTTGAGGCTTGTGTTCCTGATCCATTATCAGGATGACCAGATTTCGCAAAGGTAATACGCAAATGTCGAAATTAAATTGTTCAAAGTTTGCttcataatttaaatattacaaTCCATCCCATAGTACAAGAAGGCTAAAGAAGTGAAGATGATTATATTATGACAAACAAGTTAAATGAAGTAGAGGTAAATAGATGATACAAGGTTTTGGTCCCCAAATTGTGAGTGGGTGGACCTTTTTACGTAGTACTATCACTGATATACAgctttccctttccctttccctaTCCCTTTCCCTACCAAATTTGTTGCTTGGGGAAAAAGGTTATATAAGTCCTTATCAATGAACTCCTTGCATGTTTTCTTTCCCTCTCTTAGCTAGGGATGAAGAGTTAGTGAATTATGAAATTGGCTTACAATGTGAAACTTCACCCCACAAGTAAAACCATATCTTCTTCTTTGAGAGTTACCTAGCTTGTTATAGATGGTTGTCGATCAGTTgtctattagagaaaaagtaaatcaacaagtcaaaaatttataaaaaaaggtTGCCTATGACTTATTAGCTATTTCTCGCGTGCATGTACTAATGAGCTGGGTATATCTCAATGTgtttctcatttaaaaattattatacatAACCGTAGAagataatttgtaatttatgagaaattgcaaataatatttgaaattatagCTGATTCGTAATGATCTTCTCGTTAGTAGAGGGCTCATACATGAAACTCCCTATTTATAACCCTACGATTAAGtggtattgattttttttattacaaggtAGGTCGAGAAAATGAGAAATTACGTGAGAATTGAACTCAAGACCTTACCtgaaaaaatagtaattaatgTTCTTCGACTGAAACAAGAACTGAttctttattgttattttgacaataatagatatacaaattACATGAAATATTATCTTAGAATCAAAACTAGTACCATGGTAAAGATAAGAGTTTTGCCTTTGTTGTTATGATCAGGGCTGGCCTTCTGAGGGGCAAAAGGGGTCTACGCTTCGGTCCCATTCTaaaaaattgaaacaaactTACCTCTAATTCAGCTGAAGTCATATTTATCTAATCTTAATGCTCCTATTCTTTTACttctatataaaaattaaagaccCACAATTATCATTTTGCCATGGGCCTCTTAAAACCAAGAATCGGCCCTGGTTATGATCTTTGTGGACAAATGCagagataataccaattatgaTACTTATATGAAGCTAGTGAATTAAGATTCATAGTTGTATCACACAAATCACAATGTACTATAATATCTTCTTAAAATGGAATTTAGGAATTGTTTTGCATTCAACAATCATCAAATCATGTGCATTTCTTATCACACATGATGTTTGTTACCAATAATCAATcggaaacaatctctttgttaaTATTATCACTAACGAGGGCAATATTGCATATACCAAATCCTCAAATCTCACCCAAGGTGGAACCATCATCATTATACGCAGTGTATTCCACACATAGGAACTATGAGCAAGAtctgaaaagaaaagaaaaacgaCAATCCATACACATAAGGAAAATGCGGCCAAATAGTCCATCTGCTCAAGAACCTAGGTGGAACCACTTAATGGAATTGGGGTAATAAATGGATATCAGCAATCTACAAAAATGATCTATGGATCCGACAGGGGCGGACCCAGGATTTTAGAAATGGGGTAgcacaattttttaaatatgtattCCAAAGCAcgattgaaaattatttttttttaccttataTTGATAAATCAAGATGTAGAAGAATGCCTAAgaaatgcaaaataaaacaaaaactgaaaataataatactactaaAAACAATCTATCATTGATAAACACTTTACTTTGCAGATAGCATATAAATATCATTACTTACCCAAAGCCAAGTTTTTAACAAATTCTGAACGTACCCCAACCATAACTCGCAACATATAGTAAGAGATATCTTAAACCCAGTAAATTTGAACAGTGGACATTGAAAAGGCTTTAATAATTTAATGCGTCCAATTGGGGTGGGAAAGTTGGGATTTGGGAATTCAACAATGAGAAAATAGAaaagtttttaataatttaatggGTTTGATTGCAATAGATAgttatataattctttttagttAATATTGCAAGGAAATCAGATATGGCTTAGTGGTCATTGCTGAACGATCTGATGTACGGGTTCAAACCTTAAACATATAGCAAACTTCtgatttaattttttggatGGGACCCAGGCACCTTAATAGGTCCGCCCATGGAATCTAGTCAAACGATCCATGGATCTTTATCACGTATTTAGGGATCCAATTTCATGGAATCTAGTCAAACAATCCATGGATCTTTATCACGTATTCAGGGATCCAATTTATGGtataacaacccgacttaccattGACTGAGTGTCACCACGGGATATATTTCACAAGAAACTTAAATTACACTTCCAAAACATGAGCAAAGGAGTCACCATTTCTttttaacgtaactaactcagctaattcttaaaccaaacatctaactaaaacacaaagtaatcataaaagtcactctataagtccaatataaccagcacaaccaagtctaatatacatttatcaaaaacctaatacaatacTACACTTCTCACTTActcagctcaatataacatCTCTGTAACTCTAATCATCACCGCTAACCCATTGTTTCCGACTGGTTCCGATCTGcaaacaaactaaaagatggaaacaatagGGGGTCAGGtttaactgaatgagaagtaacaatccaaaacaacaaaacacaataatgtaaatcataggtttaaaagtaATATCgatttcctagatctatgtgcgcacaggaaGTCTaatttgagaggtgccccatagctctaaggttatgtcgctctcgggtgaagctaatCCTCAAAAATAGGGAGCAGGAAACAATGTCCCTCAActtcgtcaatgaccagctcgcaagcccgatccattgaccatatcataatatcaacataagcagtcacaacaacatttgtctcaataaATTTCAGATTCAAAAGAGCttttgtaaaatgtttattttcaagaatattGTCTGGCCGAACCCCTTTGAGGTACTACTCATCGACAACGTCGCTTCAAGGAATAGAGTCTGGTCCACAGCCATCAACTAGAACGGTTCTTCGATGTAGTCGTATCCTAAAGCATGACACTAACAACGTCACCGGTGTGCGTACGATGCAACTATACCAACATATAACTTaatacatctcctcctaagactaACACTTTAACCAAGATTTTATTCTAGCATTCCAACATCTCATGTCATAAGGTCATTTCTAAACATATTAAATTATCTAAGATTGTGCATATTCTCCTAAGATTGCTAAACAATTATCAAGTTCTTTATACCTCTAATTAAATGCAATTGTGTTCATTCATACCCAAAATGAATAATCTTCAAAGAGTGTAATAATCttttcaagaatatcaaatcaCCCAATGTTACTAGTCTCCAATTTTAATCAAGACACAACTTACAATACCCCAATACAATTTAATCTCTACAAATATTCCTCTAATTAGGATAGACATAATAACTTGTTCTTGaaacaattattaatttttcatgtaTAATGATTCTTTGATAAAaggaataaataataataaaaaaaaatagcataatGACAAGGAAGTGTATATACATATTCTAAGGCAAGAGTTATTAAAAGTAAAGGAGGTATAAGCCCAATCTACCTTTTCGGTAATCACAGACCAAGAAAACAGAATGCTTCCAACCCTTACTGCCACCAAGAATCGAAGGACAGGTGGGTTTGGTGCTGTTAGTGTTTGATGCAAAATCAAATAGAACTAACTGTTGTTGATTTCCCCTTGTTTGCGGCAGAATTCAGAAGCAACAAGAGGTAGTAATTGGTTTTGATGCACAATCAAGGAGTAATTAAATTGATGTTGAACCCTTTCGGTATTTTCAGAGGGTAATAGGGTTGTTTGATTGCTTGGTCGTTTTCAAGAAAACTGTGGGtttgaggaagaagatgatgaaggacCATAGTTGTTTTTCCTTTCGAAAATCAGTAGAAGAACAATTTTGATGTTCAGCGAAATGAAATAGGGTTTGGCAAGGGAAATTTTCGCAGAGCGTAGCAAGAATAGGGTTTGGAAAAGAGTAGATCGAAGAAGATGGTGAATAGGAAATGAGGAAAAagcaatttttttgatttttggtttAGTCATCAGAAATAGGCATAGTAAGGCAATGACTAACATTATAATATTAGTCATAAACTTAGGCCCAAATGTTTCTTTGTTTGTCATAGCccataaattatttattcgacttttttattattattattattattattattattattattatttcagcCTAAAATAATTCTCTTctaatatttgattttcaattttcaaattctaaaatattaaattttcaaatcGGTCAAAGGATCAATGGATCCAATTTATGGATTCTATGGATTTAGTTTATGGATCCATGAATTCAATTATGGATCTATGGATTCGGCAAAAGGATCCATGGATCTGGTTTTATGGATCTTTGAACTTGATCAAAGGATCTAATTAATCGTGGATCTAGTTTAAGGATCTTTGGATCTAGTTCATGGATCAATGGATTTTGTTCATCATGGATCTGGTAATAGGAATCATGGATTCGATCAAAGGATCCATGAATCCGGTCCTTTTTTAGTGTTCACCTTGTTGACATAATACTTGTTTGAATATTCACCTTCaacattattttattacatttttttaatctcCATTTTATTATGCTATGATTaccttttatgaaaatattttcaccaccttttttattttaattttctccaCACTTAaatccttttttaattttatccacgcAATTTAAAAGGTCTCACTATTTTACATTTAATGTAATATACAAATGTGAAAAAGACTTAAAATCATAagaattatttgaaattttttctaaataaaattgTTGAATTATTTTCAACATAACTGGAAGGAAAAGGTTATAGCCAAGGGACAACGCCTGTACTATGTTTCTTTCTTTACCTTTAGACAGAATCGATCCTAGGCAAGTGCAAAAAGGATCTGTGCTCATGGCCcacgaaaaaaaaataataatttttacctTCATATATATCAAACTTGAGAACTTGTATAATTAAATTGTtatcttatttactaattattaaattataagtgTATAATTATCAACCAAAAAGCGAATAATTAGgaccaaaaattatttttttgccaTGAATTCCCAAGGCCGGGCCTGCC
The sequence above is drawn from the Amaranthus tricolor cultivar Red isolate AtriRed21 chromosome 5, ASM2621246v1, whole genome shotgun sequence genome and encodes:
- the LOC130813130 gene encoding alcohol dehydrogenase 1-like, which produces MSSTAGLVIPCKAAVAWEAGKPLVIEQIEVAPPQTMEVRVKIKYTALCRTDFYFWEAKGSTATQLFPRIFGHEAAGIVESVGEGVNDFEVGDHVLPVFTGECGECRHCKSEESNMCNLLRMNPYQGVMLNDGKSRFSLKGNPVYHFIGTSTFSEYTVVHSGCLVKINPLAPLDRACILSCGVSTGLGATLNVAKPKKGSTVAVFGLGAVGLAAAEGARIAGASRIIGVARNPDRFEEAKKFGVTDFVNPKDYDRPIQEVIREMTDGGVDRSIECTGNVDIMISAFECVHDGWGVAVLCGVPSKDAVFMTKPINVLNERTLKGTFFGNYKPKSDLPSVVDMYMNKELDLDKFITHRVSFSEINKAFEYMKNGEGLRCIISLED